A region of Schistosoma mansoni strain Puerto Rico chromosome 1, complete genome DNA encodes the following proteins:
- a CDS encoding putative tbc1 domain family member, whose amino-acid sequence MIHLSTYAPYQPNHRLSSGLVTQSQISKMNRNSDWNSTSPHEEPHWEVIERILYVYYKTHVSQEYAEMDTFYCFNNLMTEIHPNFLRKLDGSHEAGLGGQMKILSDLLSKFDNNLSKHFKKIELVPEHFAFRWLSLLLAREFMLPGL is encoded by the exons ATGATTCATCTGTCTACTTACGCTCCTTACCAACCAAACCATCGGTTATCTTCTGGTTTAGTAACGCAATCACAAATAAGTAAGATGAACCGTAATAGCGATTGGAATTCGACCTCACCGCATGAGGAACCTCATTGGGAAGTGATTGAAAGAATTCTATATGTATATTACAAAACTCATGTGTCTCAGG AATATGCAGAAATGGATACATTTTATTGCTTCAATAACCTTATGACTGAAATTCATCCCAATTTTTTACGAAAGTTAGATGGTAGTCATGAAGCTGGTCTGG GTGGGCAAATGAAAATTTTATCGGACTTATTATCTAAATTCGACAATAATCTGTCTAAacactttaaaaaaatagaaCTTGTTCCggaacattttgcatttcgatgGTTAAGTTTATTGTTGGCACGAGAATTCATGCTTCCAGGTTTGTAA